A portion of the Intestinibacillus sp. Marseille-P6563 genome contains these proteins:
- the feoB gene encoding ferrous iron transport protein B: MGRTTIAIMGNPNSGKTTLFNKLTGSNQHVGNWPGVTVDRKTGQIHHAGTVVDVVDLPGIYSLSPYTQEEIIAREFVLSNGLDGILNIVDAANIERNLYLTMQLIALGLPMVIALNFIDDCRAQGIQIDCQAMSDLLGVRVIPISARRGENMDTLLDAVVGEMRPPAHQPDYLHGVGAAIRRVSGLLDGLSLRRASLPFYAAKLLEGDSHVYESVALPDPVRHEISHVALSLCSHQNSTDNQMIMADAIYDFIESVVKQCYIRPKNPPLTITERIDRVVMNKWLALPIFALLMCLMFLTTFGPVGSFLMDGLDTLIQGHLAPLVESTLLNIGASDWVIGLVCDGIIGGVGGVVSFLPQIVILFFFLSILEDTGYLARIAFIMDTLLRKIGLSGKSFVPMLMGFGCTTPAVMAARTMENEDDRRMTIMLTPFMSCGAKLPVYALFAGTFFPDHAGLVIISLYVLGIIMAIVAGFLLKKTVFRGVSSGFVLELPTYRLPTFKGTVRNMWTRAKDFLTKAGTIIFLMSVLIWLLQNFTPSFTVAQSSADSILGGFGQLIAPLFTPLGFGFWQAAVSLLAGLVAKEAVVSTLSVLYGAGGDSAMLAAILAGAFTPLAAYSFLVFTLLYMPCMSAFATIKREMGGWRWAFGSAALQIGLAWLTAFILYNIGGLIF; this comes from the coding sequence ATGGGAAGAACAACGATCGCCATTATGGGCAATCCGAACAGCGGTAAAACGACCCTGTTCAACAAACTGACCGGTTCCAATCAGCACGTCGGCAACTGGCCCGGCGTCACGGTGGACCGCAAAACCGGTCAAATTCATCATGCGGGCACGGTGGTCGATGTCGTCGACCTGCCGGGTATCTACTCGCTCTCCCCTTATACGCAGGAGGAGATCATCGCCCGCGAGTTCGTTCTGTCGAACGGACTGGACGGCATCCTGAACATTGTGGATGCTGCCAACATTGAACGCAACCTCTATCTTACGATGCAGCTCATCGCCTTGGGGCTTCCGATGGTGATTGCGCTGAATTTCATCGACGACTGCCGCGCCCAGGGCATTCAAATCGACTGCCAGGCCATGAGTGACCTGCTGGGTGTGCGCGTCATTCCGATCTCTGCCCGACGCGGAGAAAATATGGACACCCTGCTTGACGCCGTAGTCGGCGAAATGCGGCCTCCGGCCCATCAGCCCGACTATCTGCATGGCGTCGGCGCGGCCATCCGCCGGGTCTCCGGCCTGCTGGACGGTCTGTCGCTGCGGCGGGCCAGCCTGCCCTTTTATGCGGCCAAGCTCCTGGAAGGCGACAGCCATGTCTATGAGTCAGTCGCTCTGCCCGACCCGGTGCGGCATGAGATTTCACATGTGGCCCTCAGCCTGTGCAGCCACCAAAACAGCACGGACAATCAAATGATCATGGCCGATGCCATTTATGACTTCATCGAGTCGGTGGTCAAACAGTGTTATATCCGGCCGAAAAATCCGCCGCTCACGATCACCGAACGCATCGACCGGGTGGTCATGAACAAATGGCTGGCGCTCCCGATTTTTGCGCTTTTGATGTGCCTGATGTTCCTGACGACGTTTGGTCCGGTCGGCTCATTCCTGATGGATGGGCTGGACACGCTCATTCAGGGGCATTTGGCTCCCCTGGTGGAAAGCACCCTGCTGAACATTGGCGCTTCCGACTGGGTCATTGGCCTGGTATGCGATGGCATCATCGGCGGTGTCGGCGGTGTGGTCAGCTTTTTGCCGCAGATCGTTATTTTGTTTTTCTTTCTGTCCATTTTGGAGGATACCGGCTATCTGGCGCGCATTGCGTTCATTATGGACACCCTGCTGCGTAAGATCGGCCTGTCGGGCAAATCTTTTGTGCCCATGCTGATGGGCTTTGGCTGTACGACCCCTGCGGTCATGGCGGCCCGCACCATGGAAAATGAGGATGACCGCCGCATGACGATCATGCTCACCCCCTTCATGTCCTGCGGCGCCAAGCTGCCGGTCTATGCCCTTTTTGCCGGCACCTTTTTCCCCGATCACGCAGGGCTGGTCATCATCAGCCTGTATGTGCTCGGCATTATTATGGCGATTGTCGCCGGTTTTCTGCTCAAAAAGACCGTATTCCGCGGCGTATCTTCGGGCTTCGTGCTTGAGTTGCCCACCTATCGCCTGCCCACCTTCAAGGGAACGGTGCGCAATATGTGGACCCGCGCCAAGGACTTCCTGACCAAGGCTGGTACGATCATCTTCCTGATGAGCGTACTGATTTGGCTGCTGCAAAACTTCACGCCTTCTTTTACCGTGGCACAAAGTTCGGCAGATTCCATTTTGGGTGGGTTTGGTCAGCTGATCGCCCCCCTCTTTACACCGCTTGGCTTTGGCTTCTGGCAGGCAGCCGTATCGCTGCTTGCTGGTCTGGTTGCCAAAGAAGCTGTGGTTTCTACTCTGTCGGTGCTCTATGGCGCCGGCGGTGACAGCGCCATGCTGGCCGCCATTCTGGCGGGTGCTTTTACCCCGCTCGCAGCGTACAGCTTTTTGGTCTTTACTTTGCTTTATATGCCCTGCATGTCTGCCTTTGCGACCATCAAACGGGAAATGGGCGGATGGCGTTGGGCATTCGGTTCGGCCGCCCTGCAAATCGGCTTGGCTTGGCTGACTGCTTTTATTCTATACAACATTGGCGGCTTGATTTTCTAG
- a CDS encoding metal-dependent transcriptional regulator — protein sequence MASIRESGENYLELILDIYREQGEVRSVDIARRLGVSRASVSKALGVLREAGMVEPAYYGKVVLTEEGMQRAAEVRGRHELLCRYLVDVLGVSREIAEADACRMEHVVSEEMIVRLREALDDPSDSK from the coding sequence ATGGCAAGCATCCGTGAATCCGGCGAAAATTATTTGGAACTGATTCTAGACATCTACCGCGAACAAGGGGAAGTGCGTTCGGTGGACATTGCCCGCCGCTTGGGCGTATCGCGCGCCTCGGTATCCAAAGCTTTGGGGGTCCTGCGGGAAGCCGGTATGGTGGAACCTGCCTATTATGGCAAGGTGGTATTGACCGAAGAAGGCATGCAGCGCGCTGCCGAAGTCCGAGGCCGTCATGAATTACTTTGCCGGTATCTGGTGGATGTTTTAGGGGTTTCGCGTGAGATTGCAGAAGCCGATGCCTGCCGGATGGAACATGTGGTCAGCGAAGAAATGATCGTGCGTTTGCGTGAAGCATTGGATGATCCGTCTGATTCAAAATAA
- a CDS encoding FeoA family protein: MKTLANLKPGQTGVVHSLTAEGAVKQRFLDMGITRGVHVLLERRAPFGDPIAVRLRGYSLSLRKEEAKKICIEDWN, translated from the coding sequence ATGAAAACCTTAGCCAACTTAAAACCGGGCCAAACCGGCGTGGTGCATTCGCTCACAGCCGAAGGCGCGGTCAAACAGCGCTTCCTGGATATGGGCATCACGCGCGGTGTGCATGTCCTGCTGGAACGGCGTGCGCCGTTTGGCGATCCGATTGCGGTACGCCTGCGCGGATACAGCCTGTCCCTGCGCAAGGAAGAAGCCAAGAAAATCTGTATTGAGGATTGGAACTGA